A genomic window from Gambusia affinis linkage group LG16, SWU_Gaff_1.0, whole genome shotgun sequence includes:
- the LOC122846538 gene encoding homeobox protein six1b: MSILPSFGFTQEQVACVCEVLQQGGNLERLGRFLWSLPACDHLHKNESVLKAKAVVAFHRGNFRELYKILESHQFSPHNHPKLQQLWLKAHYVEAEKLRGRPLGAVGKYRVRRKFPLPRTIWDGEETSYCFKEKSRGVLREWYTHNPYPSPREKRELAEATGLTTTQVSNWFKNRRQRDRAAEAKERENSENSNAGGNKQNQLSPLDGGKSLMSSSEDEFSPPQSPDQNSALLLQGNMSHPGASAYPMSGLGAPQPVHGMHGHPHQLQDSLLGPLTSSLVDLGS, from the exons ATGTCGATATTACCGTCCTTCGGGTTTACGCAGGAGCAAGTGGCGTGCGTCTGCGAGGTGCTGCAGCAAGGAGGAAACCTGGAGAGGCTCGGCCGCTTCCTGTGGTCTCTGCCCGCCTGCGATCACCTCCACAAGAACGAGAGCGTCCTGAAAGCCAAGGCGGTGGTGGCGTTTCACCGCGGGAACTTTAGAGAGCTTTACAAAATCCTGGAGAGCCACCAGTTCTCTCCGCACAACCACccgaagctgcagcagctctggcTCAAAGCGCACTACGTGGAGGCGGAGAAGCTGCGCGGCCGGCCGCTCGGAGCCGTGGGGAAGTACCGGGTCCGGAGGAAATTCCCGCTGCCGCGCACGATCTGGGACGGCGAGGAGACCAGCTACTGCTTCAAGGAGAAGTCCAGGGGAGTCCTGCGGGAGTGGTACACGCACAACCCGTACCCGTCCCCGCGGGAAAAGAGGGAGCTGGCAGAGGCCACGGGACTGACCACCACGCAGGTCAGCAACTGGTTCAAAAACAGACGGCAGAGGGACAGAGCCGCCGAGGCCAAGGAGAG AGAGAACAGCGAGAACAGCAACGCAGGCGGcaacaaacagaaccagctgtCCCCGCTGGACGGAGGAAAGTCTCTCATGTCCAGCTCGGAGGACGAGTTTTCTCCGCCCCAGAGCCCCGACCAGAACTCTGCGCTTTTGCTCCAGGGCAACATGAGCCACCCCGGGGCCTCCGCTTACCCCATGTCCGGGCTGGGGGCCCCACAGCCGGTGCACGGCATGCACGGACACCCGCACCAGCTGCAGGACTCCTTGTTGGGACCTCTAACCTCCAGTCTTGTGGATTTGGGCTCTTAA